GATCGATGGCGCGCGTCACCGGCAGCGACGTGTCGGCGGTCAGCCCGGAGACGAACACCAGCGCGTCGCAGGCATCGAGCACCGCCTTCATCACCGGGTGTTCGATGTCGTCGGATGTGTCCACGACGATCACGGTGTGGGTTCGGCGCAGCCGCGACAGCACCCCGGTGAACATGGACGGAACTAGCGGCCGGGGCTGATCCGAGGCCCGGTTACCCGCCAATACATCGAGGCCGATGCTGTTCTGCCCCAGATGTTCTCGGATATCCGCGTAACCTTGCACGTCGGTGTCGTTGAGCACCGCCGAATAGTCGCCCGGCGGGGATTCGTCGATGCGTCCGGCCAACGTCCCGAATCCGGGAGCGGCGTCGATCGCAACGACGTTGTCGGGTCGGCATTCTCGGAACACACCTCCGATGCACGCCGTCATCGTGGTCTTGCCGACGCCGCCCTTACCCGAGACCACCCCGATCACGTACTGCTTACGGATGTGGCGTCTGATCCGGGCCTGCAGCTCCCGATAGTGTCGCTCAGCCGGTGACTCACCGAGGTTAATCGTCTGAAACGAGATGTTGTACAAGAACTTTCGCCATCCCGAACCGGGCGGGATCTTCCGCGGCGCCACCATGTCAGAAATCCGCAGTGTGCCCGACACCGACTCTTGGTGCACGAAGCGCCCAGCGGGCACGTCCCGTTGGGTCATCCCCGACTGCTCGGCATTGGGGCCGGCATTCCACGAGTTCGTCACGACACGTCTTCCGACACTTTGAGTTACACCTCTCGACTACACAACTTTGCGGTACGAAAACCATTCCTGTTCGGCGGGCAGGCGCCGCATCATGCGGTTGATCGCGCCGGCGATATTGCCGATGGTGCCGGGCGCGATGATCATCCACTTTCGGCCGGCGGAGTCGACGTCCTCGGCGACCAGCCGCCCTTCGGGAGTGTCGATGACCGTTACCGCACCGGCTTCGACGTGCGTGCGCAACGATCTGCCGGTGGCCACTCCGGTCTGCACGGCCACAATCGAGGCTTGCGCCGACCGCCTGGGGTCGGCGGCCAGCGTCAGCAACCGCACCTGGTCGGACTCGAGCCCCTGACTGCCGATGAACGCGTCGAGTTCGGACCGGCTGACCGACGCCGCGCGCAGGGCCTCGGCAGCGAGTGTGACGGGCCGCAGCGTGGCCGGCGCGTGCTGGCCGCACCACCGTTCGATCTGTGCACGGATCACATTGCCGGCCGATCCCTCCGCGCTGGAGGTGCCCGCGGCGCTGATGCGAATCAAGTCTGCGGAGCGTTCCAGGGCGACCCACCACTGCGCGAAACGCGCGAGCAGCGCCCGCGCGGGCTCCTCATCGCCGGGTCCGCGCAGCTGCACGAACAGCCCGATGTCTCGGCGCGCCAGCACCGTCAGCCATTCCAGCACGATGCCGTCGACCGCTCCGGATTCGTCGACAACCCCGGCGGCGCGCAACTCTGCGGTGACGGGGTGCCGCAGCGCCAGACTCCTGGGTTCCACACTGGGCAGCAGCGGTCGCAACCCCAACTCGGGGGCGACGGTTTCGATGCCGGTAAGGACCTGTAGGGCCCACAGCCCGTCGACGGTGGTGGTTAACACGGTGTTCCTCGACATAGGCCCGGGGCGCACGCGTCGCATGCGCCCCGGCCCGATCAAAGTGGCTAGGTGAAGAGGTTGCCCATCTGGGCGTCGGTGGCCTGGGCCATCTCGTCGACGCTGTGCACAGTGTGGGCGTGCCGGCTGACGGTCTGAATCAGATCTTCCAGCCCGTGCAGCATCTGCTGCTGCGCGTCGAAAAACGCGGTAGCGCCGTGGCCTTGAAAGAAGTCCCCCAGGGCCTGAGTCAGGTTGAGGACGTCGCTGTGGATTTCCATCGGCTGCGCGGCCTGGGCCCCGACCTCGCCGGCGAACCCGACGACCGCTCCGTGGTTGTAGACGATGTGATCTGCCATGAACGTTCCTAACTTGTGGTCAGTGGAATGGGTGAACAGCGATTCGGGCTAGACCGCTTGGGTCCCGCCGCCGAACACACCGTTGAGGTTGTGCGCCGCATCGGCCTCGTGGTTCTCCATCAGCACCGCCGCTTGACCCAACCCGTGCGCGAGCCGTTGACCGCCCGTCATGATCTGTTGGAGGTCGTGATGGATCTGACCGGCAGTATTCAGCGAGGTGTTTCCCGCGTCGCCTGCCCAGCCGGTGGCGCTGATGATGTTCTCGTGCCCGCTCAGGTACTGGTTGGCGATCGCGGCGGCTTCTTGCAACCGCGTTTCGATCCGCTGCTGGGTGCTGCGCAGCAGCTCTGGAGTGACAACTGTTGCGTTTGCCATACTGAAATCTCCCTCGAATATTTGCTTTCGCCGAAGCCGGATCTGCGTAAAGCTAGATCAGCTTGCCCCCGACTGTCACTTCACCCACATGACCACTGCACATAGGTGGAACAGGCTGTTTAGTGGACAACAGAATTCTCCGCGTGTCAAACGATGGACGGCCGCCCCACTCCGGATAGCCGAGGTCACCCCGGCCCCGCTTCCGGCCGGGGTGGGCTGACAATTAGCTGGTGGCCTTTTCTCGGCAGACTCACACGGCTGCGGCGCCGTCGGCTGACCCGTCGCCGTCGGAATCGGAAAGCCGGATATCCCAGCGTCCGTCACCGTCGGTGTCGACGTATCCGGTGACTCCTGCGGGACCGGTGCACACCACCTGATCGGCAAGTCCGTCGCCGTCGCTGTCGACCAGTCGGTCATTCGGTTCGCCCTGTCCGTCGAAGTCGACGAGCGGCCCGCCGGAATGCTCCACACCGTCAAGGCCGAACCACCGCACCTGCCGGTCCACGGCGACCGTCCACGTCCCGGACCCGTCGTCGACGAAGTAGCTCTCCGGGATGCCGTCGTTGTCGACGTCCAGGACGGCGTGGTCGGCGGTCCCGTCATGGTCGAGGTCCAGCAGCGCGTCGTCGCGCAGTCCGTCACCGTCCAGATCCAGCCCGACGGCGTCGAACGTGCCGTCGCCGTCCAGATCGAGGTCGGACGGACGATTCCAGATCGAGGCGGTGCCGTCCGCACCGCTCACGCAGTACTCCATGCACGGTTGGACGCAGACCCGGCGCGGCGGGTTCCGGTGACCTTCAGTCGCCCCGGTTCTGCCACCACGCCAGCAGTTCGGCGGTGGCCTCCTCGCGGGACAGCGGCCCCCGATCCAGCCGCAGCTCCTTGAGGTACTTCCACGCCTGGCCCACCTGGGGACCGGCCGGGATGTCGAGCAGCCGCATGATCTCGTTGCCGTCCAGATCCGGACGCACCCGGTCCAGGTCCTCCTGGGCGGCCAGTTCGGCGATCCGCTCCTCCAGCCGGTCATAGGACGCGCGCAGCCGCGCGGCCCGGCGCTTGTTGCGGGTGGTGCAGTCGGCACGCACCAGCTTGTGCAGCCGCGGCAGCAGCGGTCCGGCGTCGGTGACGTAGCGGCGCACCGCGGAGTCGGTCCACTTGCCTTCCCCGTAGCCGTGGAACCGCAGGTGCAGATACACCAGCTGGGACACGTCGTCGACCATCTGCTTGGAGTACTTCAGCGCCCGCATCCGCTTGCGGACCATCTTGGCGCCGACCACCTCGTGGTGGTGGAAGCTCACCCCGCCGTTGGGTTCGTGGCGGCGGGTGGCGGGCTTGCCGATGTCGTGCAGCAGCGCGGCCCAGCGCAGCACCAGATCGGGGCCCTCGTCCTCGAGTTCGATGGCCTGGCGCAGCACGGTCAGCGAGTGCTGGTAGACGTCTTTGTGCTGGTGGTGCTCGTCGATGGCCATCTGCATGCCGCCGACCTCGGGCAGCACCACCGCGCCCATCCCGGACTGCACCAGCAGGTCGATGCCGGCCACCGGGTGCGCGCCGAGCAGCATCTTGTCCAGCTCGACGGCCACCCGTTCGACGCTGATCCGCCCCAGCTGCGGCGCCATCGCCTCCAGCGCGGTCAACACCCGCGGAGCGACGGTGAAGCCGAGCTGGGAGACGAACCGGGCGGCGCGCAGCATCCGCAGCGGATCGTCGCCGAAGGACACCTCCGGGGCCGACGGAGTGTCGAGCACCTTGGCGCGCAGCGCGGCCAGGCCACCGAGCGGGTCCAGGAATTCCCCCGCCCCGGCCGCGGTGACGCGCACCGCCATCGCGTTGACGGTGAAATCGCGGCGCACCAGGTCGTCCTCGAGGCGGTCCCCGAACCGCACGTCCGGGTGGCGCGACACGTGGTCGTAGGTGTCGGCGCGGAACGTGGTGATCTCCAGGCGGTGCTCGCCCCTGCCCACCCCGACGGTGCCGTACTGGATACCGGTGTCCCACAGCGCATCGGCCAGCGGCCGCACGATCTGCTGGATCTGGTCGGGGCGCGCGTCGGTGGTGAAGTCCAGGTCCGGGCTGAGCCGGCCCAGCAGCGCGTCCCGCACCGAGCCGCCGACCAGGTACAGCTCGTGCCCGGCGGCGGCGAACGCGGCGCCGAACTCGCCGAGCAGGCCGGCGTACCGGTGCAGTGCGACCGCGGCCGCGGTCAGCAGATCAGCATCCTGGACGGGTTCCACCACGGTCGGTGAGCCTAATAGCAATGCTTCGGTGACTCAGCCCACGTGCGACGGCAGCGGCGGGGCGTCGAGTGTGCAATGGCGGCGCCCAACGTGAACCGACGGCCTTGCGTGTGAAGCTGGGGCGTTGCGCGGGTAGCCAGGGCGGGAAAATTGCCCGGATCCCGCCCTACGTTCACGCTCCGCGCCGTGTGCTCACACTCAACGCCATCGGTTCACCCTGAACAACGAGGCGGTAGAGCGCCCAGACGCTCACGAGCGGGCCGACCCCCGACGAGCGGGCGTTCTGTGGCGTAAGCGATGCACGCGACTAAAGTGACCAAAGGTGTCAACGGACGGCGAGTGCGTCCGGTACACCAGCCCCAGCCAGCTAATATCGCTTGAATGTCGGACGGCGAACAAGCCAAACCACGTCGACGCCGGGGCCGGCGTCGCGGTCGTGGCGCGGGACGTTCGGCGGATCAGAAGCCCAACGGCCAGTCGGCCGACACTGCGCCCACCGCCCCCGCTGCCCCCACCACCCCAACCCGGCCACCGCCGCCAAACGCCGGGTGCGCCGCAGCCCCGACCGCATGCGGACCGTGCACGAGACCTCGGCCGGCGGACTGGTCATCGACGGAATCGACGGTCCGCGCGACGAACAGGTCGCGGCGTTGATCGGCCGGGTCGACCGGCGCGGCAGGATGCTCTGGTCGCTGCCCAAAGGCCACATCGAACTCGGCGAGACCGCTGAGCAGACCGCCATCCGCGAAGTCGCCGAAGAGACCGGCATCCGCGGCAGCGTCCTGGCCGCACTGGGACGCATCGACTACTGGTTCGTCACCGACGGCCGACGGGTGCACAAGACCGTGCACCATTACCTGATGCGGTTCTTGGGTGGGGAGCTCTGCGACGAAGACCTGGAGGTCGCCGAGGTGGCGTGGGTGCCGATCCAGGAGCTGCCGTCGCGGCTGGCCTACGCCGACGAACGCAAACTGGCCGAGGTGGCCGACGAACTGATCGACAAGCTGCAGAGCGACGGCGAGGAGGCGTTGCCGCCGCTGCCGCCGAGCGCGCCGCGCCGCCGCCCGCAGACCCATTCCCGCACCCGGCACGCCCACGACTCCGCATCCCGGAAGAACGGTAACGGGCAGGGGCCGTGACCGGGCCGCGACTTCGACGGGCCCCGGCCAGGGCCGAAGCCAACGCCAAGGTGGGCCGCCTCGCCGCAGTGATCGGCATCGTGGCCGGCTTCGCCACGATGCTGACCGGCAGTCCGCCGCACGCGAACGCCGGCGAACCCACCGCCACACCCTTCGTGCAGGTCCGGATCGACCAGGTGACACCCGACGTCGTCACCACCACCAGCGACCCCGTCGTCACCGTCAGCGGAATGGTGACCAACATCGGCGACCGACCGGTGCACGACGTGATGGTCCGGCTCGAGCACGCCGGCGCCGTCACCTCGTCCACCGCGCTGCGGACCTCGCTGGACGGCGGCACCGACCAGTACGAGCCGGCCGCCGAATTTCTCACCGTCGCCCCCGAACTGCAGCGCGGACAGCAAGCCGGGTTCACCCTGTCCGCCCCGCTGCGCTCGCTGACCAAACAATCGCTGACCATCGACCAGCCCGGCATCTACCCGATGCTGGTCAACGTCAACGGGACCCCCGACTACGGCGCGCCGGCCCGCCTGGACAACGCCCGCTTCCTGCTGCCGGTGGTGGGCGTACCCCCAGACAAACCGGCGGGCATCGACGCGGCTGTGGCGCCGGAAACCCGCACTCCGGTGTGGATGACGATGCTGTGGCCGCTGGCCGACCGGCCCCGGCTGGCGCCCGGGGTGCCCGGCGGCACCATCCCGGTGCGGCTGGTCGACGACGAGCTGGCCAACTCGCTGGCCAACGGCGGGCGGCTGGACACCCTGCTGTCCGCGGCCGAGCTGGCCACCAGCCGTGACGTCGACCCCGACGGCGCGGTCGGGCGGGCGCTGTGCCTGGCCGTCGACCCCGACCTGCTCGTCACCGTGAACGCGATGACCGCCGGCTATGTGGTTTCCAACTCCCCCGACGGGCCCGCGCAACAACCCGGCACGCCGACCCACCCGGGCACCGGCCAGGCCGCGGCAGGCCTCTGGTTGAACCGGTTACGCGCGCTGGCACACCGCACCTGTGTGGTGCCGCTGCCCTACGCCCAGGCCGACCTGGACGCCCTGCAGCGGGTCAACGATCCGGGGCTGAACACCGCGGCCACCGCCGCGACCGGCGACATCGTCGACCGCATCCTGGACGTCGCCTCGGTGCGCGGCACCGCCCTGCTCTCCGACGGCCCGCTGACCAGCCGGGCGGTGACCCTGCTGGACGCCAACGACAGCACGGTCGCGGTCGCGGCCGCCGAAGCACCCGGTCAGGACGCCGACACCGCCTCCGGCAGCGCCGACATCTCGCCCCGCCGGCTGTCGACGCGGGTGGTGACCGCCCCGTTCGACCCGGCCATCGGCGCCGCGCTGGCCGGCGCGGGAACCAACCCGATCGTGCCCACCTACCTGGACTCGTCGCTGTCGGTGCGCGTCACTCACGACTCGGCCACGGCGCGGCGCCAGGACGCGCTGGGCGCCATGCTCTGGCGCGGGGTCGCACCCGATGCCGCGCCCCGCACTCAGATCCTGCTGCCGCCGGCGTCGTGGACCTTGCAGGGCGACGACGCGCAGTCGATTCTGACCGCGCTGGCCACCACAATCCACTCCGGGCTGGCGGTGCCGCGCCCGCTGCCCGCGGTGATCGCCGACGCGGCGGCACACACCGAGCTGCCCAGCCCGCCGGGCGCCTACCCGTCGGTGCGGGGCCGGTTCACCGACGAGGTCACCGGCCAGATCACCGACCAGGTCGGCCGGGTGTGGAAGCTGACCACGGCATTGATGACCGATGATCGCACCGGGCTGACCGGCGCGCAGTACACCGCGCCGCTTCGCGAGGACATGCTGCGCGCACTGAGCCAGGCAGTGCCCCCGGACACCCGCAACGGGCTGGCGCAGCAGCGGTTGAGCGTGGTCGGCACCACCGTCAACGACTTCTTCCGCTCGGTGACGATCGTCAACCCCGGCGGCTCCTACACCCTGGCCACCGAGCACAGCCCGTTGCCGCTGGCCCTGCACAACGGCCTGGCCGTGCCGATCCGGGTCCGGCTGCAGGTCAACGCGCCACCCGGGATGACGGTCTCCGACGTCGGCGAGATCGAACTGCCGCCGGGATACCTGCCGCTGCGGGTGCCGATCGAGGTCAACTTCACCCAGCGCGTCGCCATCGACGTCGGACTGCGCACCCCGGACGGGACGGCGCTCGGCGAGCCGGTGCGGTTGTCCGTCCATTCCAACGCGTACGGCAAGGTGCTGTTCGCGATCACGCTGACGGCGGCGGCGGTGCTGGTGTTGTTGGCCGGGCGGCGGCTGTGGCACCGCTTCCGCGGCCAGCCCGACCCCGCCGACCTCGACCGCCCCGATCCGCCGTCCGCCGGGCACGGCCGGGCACCCGAGCAGCCCCGCGCCATCTCCGGTCGGGTTCACGAAGAGCATCGCGTATGACCCCCGCACCCCGGCAGGTGCAACCATCGCAGTCGCCGCCGCAGCGGCCGCCGCTGTCGCAACCGAGGTCTGCGGTGCCACCACCGGGCCTACCGCCGCGGCCCGGCTGGACCCCGCACCAGCCGCCCCGCCCCGCCCCGCGCCGCCCGCGCCGCGCCGAACTGTCCGACGCCGCGCTGGTCAAACGCTCCTGGGGATGGCGTTCGCGACGCTGATCAGCCGGCTCACCGGCTTCGCCCGGATCGTGCTGCTGGCCGCGATCCTGGGTGCGGCGCTGTCCAGTTCGTTCTCGGTGGCCAACCAGCTGCCCAACCTGGTGGCCGCGCTGGTGCTGGAGGCCACGTTCACCGCCATCTTCGTGCCGGTGCTGGCCCGCGCCGAGCAGGACGACGCCGACGGCGGCGCGGCCTTCGTGCGCCGGCTGGTCACCCTGGCCACCGCCCTGCTGATCGTGGCCACCGCGCTGTCGGTGGCCGCCGCGCCGCTGCTGGTGCGGCTGATGCTGGGCCGCACCCCGGAGGTCAACGAGCCGCTGACCACCGCGTTCGCCTACCTGCTGCTGCCGCAGGTGCTGGTGTACGGCCTGTCCTCGGTGTTCATGGCGATCCTGAACACCCGCAACGTGTTCGGGCCGCCGGCCTGGGCGCCCGTCGTCAACAACATCGTGGCCATTGCGACCCTGGGCGTTTATCTGGCGGTGCCGGGCGAGCTGTCCGTGGATCCGGTGCAGATGGGCAATCCCAAGCTGCTGGTGCTGGGGATCGGCACCACCCTGGGGGTGTTCGCGCAGACGGCGGTGCTGCTGGTGGCGATCGGCCGCGAACGCATCAGCCTGCGCCCGCTGTGGGGCATCGACGAGCGGCTCAAACGCTTCGGCACCATGGCCGCCGCGATGGTGCTGTACGTGCTGATCAGCCAGCTGGGTTTGGTGATCGGCAACCAGATCGCCAGCACGGCGGCCGCCTCCGGCCCGGCGATCTACAACTACACCTGGCTGGTGCTGATGCTGCCGTTCGGGATGATCGGCGTGACGGTGCTGACCGTGGTGATGCCGCGGCTGAGCCGTAACGCCGCGGCCGACGACATCCCGGCGGTGCTGGCCGATCTGTCGCTGGCCACCCGACTGACCATGATCACCCTGATCCCCGCGGTGGCGTTCATGACCGTCGGCGGCCCGGCGATGGGCAGCGCGTTGTTCGCCTACGGGCATTTCGGCCAGGTCGACGCCGGATACCTGGGCGCGGCGATCGCGCTGTCCGCGTTCACGCTGATCCCCTACGCGCTGGTGCTGCTGCAGTTGCGGG
The nucleotide sequence above comes from Mycobacterium kiyosense. Encoded proteins:
- a CDS encoding membrane protein — translated: MTNSWNAGPNAEQSGMTQRDVPAGRFVHQESVSGTLRISDMVAPRKIPPGSGWRKFLYNISFQTINLGESPAERHYRELQARIRRHIRKQYVIGVVSGKGGVGKTTMTACIGGVFRECRPDNVVAIDAAPGFGTLAGRIDESPPGDYSAVLNDTDVQGYADIREHLGQNSIGLDVLAGNRASDQPRPLVPSMFTGVLSRLRRTHTVIVVDTSDDIEHPVMKAVLDACDALVFVSGLTADTSLPVTRAIDLLRSMGYHELVSRSTVILNDSRDQYDADALAYLTERFQQSGATVEFMPYDPYLAKGGIIDTRHELKKKSRLRLFEIAAALADKYIPDADRPR
- the espG2 gene encoding ESX-2 secretion-associated protein EspG2; the protein is MLTTTVDGLWALQVLTGIETVAPELGLRPLLPSVEPRSLALRHPVTAELRAAGVVDESGAVDGIVLEWLTVLARRDIGLFVQLRGPGDEEPARALLARFAQWWVALERSADLIRISAAGTSSAEGSAGNVIRAQIERWCGQHAPATLRPVTLAAEALRAASVSRSELDAFIGSQGLESDQVRLLTLAADPRRSAQASIVAVQTGVATGRSLRTHVEAGAVTVIDTPEGRLVAEDVDSAGRKWMIIAPGTIGNIAGAINRMMRRLPAEQEWFSYRKVV
- the pcnA gene encoding CCA tRNA nucleotidyltransferase, with product MVEPVQDADLLTAAAVALHRYAGLLGEFGAAFAAAGHELYLVGGSVRDALLGRLSPDLDFTTDARPDQIQQIVRPLADALWDTGIQYGTVGVGRGEHRLEITTFRADTYDHVSRHPDVRFGDRLEDDLVRRDFTVNAMAVRVTAAGAGEFLDPLGGLAALRAKVLDTPSAPEVSFGDDPLRMLRAARFVSQLGFTVAPRVLTALEAMAPQLGRISVERVAVELDKMLLGAHPVAGIDLLVQSGMGAVVLPEVGGMQMAIDEHHQHKDVYQHSLTVLRQAIELEDEGPDLVLRWAALLHDIGKPATRRHEPNGGVSFHHHEVVGAKMVRKRMRALKYSKQMVDDVSQLVYLHLRFHGYGEGKWTDSAVRRYVTDAGPLLPRLHKLVRADCTTRNKRRAARLRASYDRLEERIAELAAQEDLDRVRPDLDGNEIMRLLDIPAGPQVGQAWKYLKELRLDRGPLSREEATAELLAWWQNRGD
- a CDS encoding DNA mismatch repair protein MutT (frameshifted, deletion at around 6328356), coding for MRRSPDRMRTVHETSAGGLVIDGIDGPRDEQVAALIGRVDRRGRMLWSLPKGHIELGETAEQTAIREVAEETGIRGSVLAALGRIDYWFVTDGRRVHKTVHHYLMRFLGGELCDEDLEVAEVAWVPIQELPSRLAYADERKLAEVADELIDKLQSDGEEALPPLPPSAPRRRPQTHSRTRHAHDSASRKNGNGQGP